The following proteins come from a genomic window of Nothobranchius furzeri strain GRZ-AD chromosome 1, NfurGRZ-RIMD1, whole genome shotgun sequence:
- the LOC129162986 gene encoding small integral membrane protein 30 encodes MAPRVDFLNLAAIFWLLLSSFIPPVEAYDGGDALALLLGTVLAVVGLCACLGWYARKRNELI; translated from the coding sequence ATGGCTCCCAGAGTTGACTTTCTAAACCTCGCAGCGATCTTCTGGCTGTTGCTTTCCTCTTTCATCCCTCCCGTGGAGGCTTACGACGGGGGCGACGCTCTGGCCCTGCTGCTCGGCACCGTCCTGGCCGTGGTGGGGCTGTGCGCCTGCCTCGGATGGTACGCACGGAAGCGAAACGAGCTGATATGA